One segment of Stappia sp. 28M-7 DNA contains the following:
- a CDS encoding pentapeptide repeat-containing protein: protein MTIFAASFAHGRPERVRAAALVVLALLAGTGPALAESDVERLKRSGECAGCDLRLAELRGLKLEKARLEGANLRETDLKEASLVGANLKGADLRRTELERTDLTGADLSKGSMRGVDLEKAVLTEASLAGADLRNADMIETNLVGAGLQGADLRQALLIRVVASGADFSKAKMEGVNLERANLMSAKFVGARLPNADFDRVSAVGADFSDADLSGAHFSSADLTGANLSGARLDGALMRRTRLVGADLSGASGLDGARMVGACGDATTKLPDGITLKTCSDMDDQER, encoded by the coding sequence ATGACGATATTCGCTGCCAGTTTTGCGCATGGGCGGCCGGAACGGGTCCGCGCTGCGGCCTTGGTCGTGCTCGCTCTTCTAGCGGGGACGGGACCGGCGCTTGCCGAAAGCGATGTGGAGCGCCTGAAGCGCAGCGGCGAATGCGCCGGCTGCGACCTGCGGCTGGCCGAGCTGCGCGGGCTCAAGCTGGAAAAGGCGAGGCTGGAAGGCGCGAACCTGCGCGAAACCGACCTCAAGGAGGCCTCGCTCGTCGGGGCCAACCTGAAGGGGGCGGACCTGCGCCGCACCGAGTTGGAGCGCACGGACCTGACCGGCGCGGACCTGTCGAAGGGGTCGATGCGCGGCGTCGATCTGGAAAAGGCCGTGCTGACCGAGGCCAGCCTTGCAGGGGCGGACCTGCGCAATGCCGACATGATCGAAACCAACCTGGTGGGCGCCGGACTTCAGGGCGCGGACCTGCGCCAGGCGCTGCTCATCCGTGTGGTGGCCTCGGGCGCCGATTTCAGCAAGGCGAAGATGGAGGGCGTCAACCTGGAGCGCGCCAACCTGATGTCGGCGAAATTCGTCGGCGCGCGGCTGCCCAATGCCGATTTCGACCGGGTGAGCGCGGTCGGGGCCGACTTCAGCGATGCGGACCTGTCCGGCGCGCATTTCTCCAGTGCCGACCTGACCGGCGCGAACCTGTCGGGCGCCCGGCTCGACGGGGCGTTGATGCGCCGCACGCGGCTGGTGGGGGCCGACCTTTCGGGGGCCAGCGGCCTCGATGGGGCGCGTATGGTCGGAGCCTGCGGCGATGCGACGACCAAGCTGCCCGACGGCATCACGCTGAAGACCTGCAGCGACATGGACGACCAGGAGCGCTGA
- a CDS encoding L,D-transpeptidase, translated as MNHPGHAPAFRRLRQLLAALSCTLVLLVAAGVESPAHAAGLIARIDLSDQRMRVYRNGRQIHDWPVSTARRGYRTPVGTFRPGRMHKRYFSRKYHGSPMPHSVFFLGGYAIHGTNDIRNLGRPASHGCVRLHPDNARRLFSLIRDGGKQNARIVITR; from the coding sequence ATGAACCATCCTGGTCACGCACCGGCTTTCCGCCGCCTGCGGCAGCTGCTGGCGGCATTGTCCTGCACGCTCGTGCTGCTCGTTGCAGCCGGCGTGGAGAGCCCGGCACACGCGGCCGGCCTCATCGCCCGCATCGATCTGTCCGACCAGCGCATGCGCGTCTACAGGAACGGCCGGCAGATCCACGACTGGCCGGTTTCCACCGCCCGGCGCGGCTACCGCACGCCCGTCGGCACGTTCCGGCCCGGGCGCATGCACAAGCGCTACTTCTCGCGCAAGTATCACGGCTCGCCGATGCCGCATTCGGTGTTCTTTCTCGGCGGCTATGCCATCCACGGCACCAACGACATCCGCAATCTCGGCCGTCCCGCCTCGCATGGCTGCGTGCGGCTGCACCCCGACAATGCCCGCCGCCTGTTCTCCCTGATCCGCGATGGCGGCAAACAGAATGCGCGAATCGTCATCACCCGGTAA
- a CDS encoding patatin-like phospholipase family protein, whose product MSKAPKPINLALQGGGAHGAFTWGVLDWMLESRRFTVEGISGTSAGAMNAVVLADGFHKGGEDGAREALEKFWKAVSDQAWLSPLRRSPIDIIMGQWSLDMSPSYLAFDIASRFASPYEFNPLNINPLRDVVEATVDFEAVRACDRLKIFISATNVQSGKIKVFSDGEITLDAVMASACLPHVFQAVEIDGVPYWDGGYMGNPPLFPLFGTTGSSDTVLVQINPVERKETPRTAREILNRLNEITFNSTLLREMRAIEFVTRLIEDGKLEAGHYQKVHMHRISATELNPLQASSKVNAEWRFLTHLRDIGRAAAQDWAEENYEAVGKRSSVDLRAEFL is encoded by the coding sequence ATGAGCAAAGCTCCCAAGCCGATCAACCTTGCCCTGCAGGGCGGGGGGGCGCATGGCGCCTTCACCTGGGGCGTGCTCGACTGGATGCTGGAGAGCCGCCGCTTCACCGTCGAGGGCATCAGCGGCACCTCGGCCGGGGCGATGAACGCGGTGGTGCTGGCCGACGGCTTCCACAAGGGCGGCGAGGACGGGGCGCGCGAGGCGCTGGAGAAATTCTGGAAGGCGGTCAGCGATCAGGCCTGGCTGAGCCCGCTGCGGCGCTCGCCCATCGACATCATCATGGGGCAGTGGAGCCTCGACATGTCGCCGAGCTATCTGGCCTTCGACATCGCCTCGCGCTTCGCCTCGCCTTACGAGTTCAATCCGCTCAACATCAATCCGCTGCGCGACGTGGTGGAGGCAACGGTCGATTTCGAGGCGGTGCGCGCCTGCGACCGGCTGAAGATCTTCATCAGCGCCACCAACGTGCAGTCGGGCAAGATCAAGGTGTTTTCCGACGGGGAGATCACGCTCGATGCGGTGATGGCCTCGGCCTGCCTGCCGCATGTGTTCCAGGCGGTGGAGATCGACGGCGTGCCCTATTGGGACGGCGGCTACATGGGCAATCCGCCGCTGTTCCCGCTGTTCGGCACGACCGGAAGCAGCGACACGGTGCTGGTGCAGATCAACCCGGTGGAGCGCAAGGAGACGCCGCGCACGGCGCGCGAGATCCTGAACCGGCTCAACGAGATCACCTTCAACTCGACGCTCTTGCGCGAGATGCGTGCCATCGAGTTCGTCACCCGGCTGATCGAGGACGGCAAGCTGGAGGCCGGGCACTACCAGAAGGTCCATATGCACCGGATCTCGGCAACCGAGCTGAACCCGCTGCAGGCCTCCTCCAAGGTCAATGCCGAATGGCGCTTCCTCACCCATCTGCGCGACATCGGCCGCGCGGCGGCGCAGGACTGGGCCGAGGAGAATTACGAGGCCGTCGGCAAGCGCTCGAGCGTCGATCTGCGCGCCGAGTTCCTGTGA
- a CDS encoding 3-hydroxybutyrate dehydrogenase has product MLTNKTALVTGSTSGIGLAIARIYAANGANVMINGFGDAAAIEKERAGIESEFGVKCRYSAADMTKPDEIAAMVAETEEAFGSVDILVNNAGIQHVSPVEEFPIEKWDAIIAINLSSAFHTTRAAVPGMKARGWGRIINTGSAHALVASPFKSAYVAAKHGIAGFTKTIALEVAQCGITVNAICPGYVWTPLVERQIPDTMKARGMTEEQVKRDVLLAAQPTKEFVTVDQVASLALYLAGDQAASITGTMLQMDGGWVAQ; this is encoded by the coding sequence ATGCTCACCAACAAGACAGCCCTCGTCACCGGCTCGACCTCGGGCATCGGGCTTGCCATCGCCCGCATCTATGCGGCGAACGGCGCCAATGTGATGATCAACGGGTTCGGCGATGCCGCGGCGATCGAGAAGGAGCGTGCCGGCATCGAGAGCGAGTTCGGCGTCAAGTGCCGCTATTCGGCCGCCGACATGACCAAGCCGGATGAGATCGCCGCGATGGTGGCGGAGACCGAAGAGGCGTTCGGGTCGGTCGACATTCTCGTCAACAATGCCGGCATCCAGCACGTTTCGCCGGTCGAGGAATTCCCCATCGAGAAGTGGGACGCGATCATCGCGATCAACCTGTCCTCCGCCTTCCACACGACGCGTGCCGCCGTACCGGGCATGAAGGCGCGCGGCTGGGGCCGCATCATCAACACCGGCTCGGCGCATGCGCTGGTCGCCTCGCCGTTCAAGAGCGCCTATGTGGCGGCCAAGCACGGCATCGCCGGCTTCACCAAGACCATCGCGCTGGAAGTCGCCCAGTGCGGCATCACCGTCAATGCGATCTGCCCGGGCTATGTCTGGACGCCGCTGGTCGAGCGCCAGATCCCCGACACGATGAAGGCGCGTGGCATGACCGAGGAACAGGTCAAGCGCGACGTCCTGCTGGCCGCCCAGCCGACCAAGGAGTTCGTCACGGTCGACCAGGTGGCCTCGCTGGCGCTCTACCTGGCCGGCGACCAGGCGGCCTCGATCACCGGCACCATGCTGCAGATGGACGGCGGTTGGGTCGCACAGTAA
- a CDS encoding 4-hydroxy-3-methylbut-2-en-1-yl diphosphate synthase: MLLVVLSRTLDLARDRFGTLFAAGWGYMLLLLVLNLAISGQLMPATGFSTGSYMMEPLAGAAAGDERERALRILAGLANIATGFSIAVAYLRRILLGERAFPLAFGARNLRVAWKLLLLGVLSGVFFVPMLLAAGLLLPVVAPAGFTLLVASPFLTVMLVQRLSLVLPAAALDDRMSLGDSWRLTAGIGWALVLAALAVALLAALVSGLWVGLVWLVGEAFVPATGLAAELRSALVPMGVMVIVTWLFASLHATAYALTRERFVERVGLKITEAERAAERRAEAGRDKARKAVRSVLDSRSGRD, from the coding sequence ATGCTGCTCGTCGTTCTCAGCCGGACCCTCGATCTTGCCCGCGACCGGTTCGGAACGCTGTTCGCCGCCGGCTGGGGCTACATGCTGTTGCTGCTGGTGCTGAACCTCGCAATCAGCGGCCAGTTGATGCCGGCAACGGGCTTTTCCACCGGCTCCTACATGATGGAGCCGCTGGCCGGTGCGGCGGCCGGCGACGAGCGCGAACGGGCGCTGCGCATCCTGGCGGGGCTCGCCAACATCGCCACCGGCTTTTCCATCGCCGTTGCCTATCTGCGGCGCATCCTGCTGGGCGAGCGGGCGTTTCCTCTCGCTTTCGGCGCGCGCAACCTGCGGGTCGCCTGGAAGCTGCTGCTGCTCGGTGTGCTGTCCGGGGTCTTCTTCGTGCCGATGCTGCTGGCGGCCGGACTGTTGCTGCCGGTGGTGGCGCCGGCCGGCTTCACCCTGCTGGTGGCCAGTCCGTTCCTGACGGTGATGCTGGTGCAACGCCTGTCGCTGGTGCTGCCGGCCGCCGCGCTGGACGACCGCATGTCGCTGGGAGACTCCTGGCGCCTGACCGCCGGCATCGGCTGGGCGCTGGTTCTCGCAGCCCTGGCCGTGGCGCTGCTGGCCGCCCTGGTGTCGGGCCTGTGGGTCGGCCTGGTCTGGCTGGTTGGCGAAGCGTTCGTGCCGGCGACGGGCCTGGCCGCGGAGCTGCGCTCGGCGCTGGTGCCGATGGGCGTGATGGTGATCGTCACCTGGCTGTTCGCCTCGCTGCATGCCACCGCCTATGCCCTGACGCGCGAGCGCTTCGTGGAGAGGGTGGGTCTCAAGATCACCGAAGCGGAGCGGGCGGCCGAACGACGGGCCGAGGCCGGCCGCGACAAGGCCCGCAAGGCGGTGCGTTCGGTGCTGGATTCCCGCTCCGGACGCGACTGA
- the ispG gene encoding flavodoxin-dependent (E)-4-hydroxy-3-methylbut-2-enyl-diphosphate synthase: MQSNSPIRETQAGPAARRVSVPVKVGSVTVGGGAPVVVQSMTNTDTADIDATVAQVSALARAGSEIVRITVDRDESAAAVPRIRERLERIGVHVPLVGDFHYIGHKLLNDHPACAEALEKYRINPGNVGFRDKRDRQFSEIIEIALKHDKPVRIGVNWGSLDQELLTHLMDENAASPAPVSAAAVMREAIVRSGLLSAARAEELGMGRDKIILSAKVSQVQDLIAVYADLAARCDYALHLGLTEAGMGTKGIVASAASMGILLQQGIGDTIRVSLTPEPGGDRTREVQVAQELLQVMGFRAFIPVVAACPGCGRTTSTVFQELARDIQDDIRRSMPVWREKYPGVEALNVAVMGCIVNGPGESKFADIGISLPGTGEAPSAPVFVDGKKVATLRGAGIAEEFKAMVDEYIRNRFGGERSAAE; encoded by the coding sequence ATGCAGAGCAACAGCCCCATCCGCGAAACGCAGGCCGGACCGGCCGCACGGCGCGTCTCGGTCCCGGTGAAGGTCGGCTCGGTCACCGTCGGCGGCGGCGCCCCGGTCGTCGTCCAGTCGATGACCAACACCGACACCGCCGATATCGACGCCACGGTCGCCCAGGTCTCCGCCCTGGCGCGAGCCGGCTCCGAAATCGTGCGCATCACCGTCGACCGCGACGAGAGCGCCGCCGCCGTGCCGCGCATCCGCGAACGGCTGGAGCGGATCGGCGTGCATGTGCCGCTGGTCGGCGACTTTCACTATATCGGCCACAAGCTGCTGAACGACCATCCGGCCTGTGCCGAGGCGCTGGAGAAGTACCGCATCAATCCCGGCAATGTCGGCTTTCGCGACAAGCGCGACCGGCAGTTCTCCGAAATCATCGAGATCGCGCTGAAGCACGACAAGCCGGTGCGCATCGGCGTCAACTGGGGCTCGCTCGACCAGGAGCTGCTGACCCACCTGATGGACGAGAACGCCGCCAGCCCCGCGCCCGTCTCCGCCGCCGCGGTGATGCGCGAGGCGATCGTGCGCTCGGGGCTTCTGTCCGCCGCCCGGGCCGAGGAGCTCGGCATGGGCCGCGACAAGATCATCCTGTCGGCCAAGGTCAGCCAGGTGCAGGACCTCATTGCCGTCTATGCGGATCTTGCCGCGCGCTGCGACTACGCCCTGCATCTCGGCCTCACCGAGGCCGGCATGGGCACCAAGGGCATCGTCGCCTCGGCCGCCTCCATGGGCATCCTGCTGCAGCAGGGCATCGGCGACACGATCCGCGTGTCGCTGACGCCGGAGCCCGGCGGCGACCGCACCCGCGAGGTACAGGTGGCGCAGGAACTGCTGCAGGTGATGGGCTTCCGCGCCTTCATCCCCGTCGTCGCCGCCTGTCCGGGGTGCGGCCGCACCACCTCCACCGTGTTCCAGGAGCTGGCCCGCGACATCCAGGACGACATCCGCCGCTCCATGCCGGTGTGGCGCGAGAAATATCCCGGCGTCGAGGCGCTCAACGTCGCGGTGATGGGCTGCATCGTCAACGGTCCGGGCGAGAGCAAGTTCGCCGATATCGGCATCTCCCTGCCCGGCACGGGCGAGGCGCCCTCCGCCCCCGTCTTCGTCGACGGCAAGAAGGTCGCGACCCTGCGCGGGGCCGGCATTGCCGAGGAGTTCAAGGCGATGGTCGACGAATACATCCGCAACCGCTTCGGCGGCGAACGGTCCGCTGCCGAATGA
- the pdxY gene encoding pyridoxal kinase: MPAAADARDVLVVNSQVVRGSVGGRVTLFALERLGHRVWFLPTILLPWNPDEGRGHRHVQDDEGFAALADNLIKSDTLSRIGAVVSGYLGSPSQASAVARLVAAVRKANPRALYLCDPISGDDGDLYVPPETAAAVRDTLLPLADVATPNLFELQWMSGRRIESEADTIAAARALGPQRVLVTSAPAMRRNSTCNLLVTPRATIAAEHGLVPNAPHGTGDLMAATFTAGLMAGLDDETVLKRSAATVFEMVARSVKRHSRDLLLADEQSSLINPMALVSCRRVLDAPLRA; the protein is encoded by the coding sequence ATGCCCGCCGCGGCTGACGCGCGCGACGTCCTCGTCGTCAATTCCCAGGTGGTGCGCGGCTCCGTCGGCGGCCGCGTCACGCTCTTCGCGCTGGAACGGCTCGGTCACCGGGTGTGGTTCCTGCCCACCATTCTCCTGCCCTGGAACCCCGACGAAGGGCGCGGCCACCGCCACGTGCAGGACGACGAGGGCTTTGCCGCGCTCGCCGACAACCTGATCAAGAGCGATACGCTGTCGCGCATCGGCGCGGTCGTCTCCGGGTATCTCGGCAGCCCCTCGCAGGCCTCCGCCGTCGCCCGCCTCGTGGCGGCGGTGCGCAAGGCCAACCCACGCGCGCTCTATCTCTGCGACCCGATCAGCGGCGACGACGGCGATCTCTACGTGCCGCCGGAAACCGCCGCCGCCGTGCGCGACACGCTGCTGCCGCTCGCCGATGTGGCAACGCCCAATCTCTTCGAGCTGCAATGGATGAGCGGCCGCCGGATCGAGAGCGAGGCCGACACCATCGCCGCCGCCCGCGCGCTCGGGCCGCAGCGCGTGCTGGTCACCTCCGCCCCCGCCATGCGCCGCAACTCCACCTGCAACCTGCTGGTGACGCCGCGTGCCACCATCGCCGCCGAGCACGGGCTGGTGCCCAACGCGCCGCACGGCACAGGCGACCTGATGGCTGCCACCTTCACCGCCGGCCTGATGGCCGGGCTCGACGATGAAACGGTTCTGAAGCGGTCCGCAGCCACCGTGTTCGAGATGGTCGCCCGCTCGGTCAAGCGCCATTCCCGCGACCTGCTGCTCGCCGACGAGCAGTCCTCGCTGATCAATCCGATGGCGCTCGTCTCCTGCCGGCGCGTGCTCGACGCGCCGCTGCGCGCCTGA
- a CDS encoding DUF429 domain-containing protein, producing MLRVAGIDGCRSGWIAILRDHAAPDAPPRHTLLQLRAFGELLADPGISVLAVDMPIGLPERAGIGGRGPERCVRPLLGERQSSVFSVPSRAAVFCQDYGEACATALATSEPPRKVSRQAFHLFPKIREIDALMTPALEARVFEVHPELAFWRLNGERAMSLPKKVKSAASMPGLDERIALLCRYGYDEAFLRQRPPSGAGRDDLIDACVNAVIAERIAQGQAASFPPAPERDARGLRMAIWA from the coding sequence ATGCTGCGGGTCGCCGGCATCGACGGCTGCCGCTCGGGGTGGATCGCGATCCTGCGCGACCACGCGGCGCCGGATGCTCCGCCCCGCCATACGCTTCTGCAGCTCCGCGCCTTCGGTGAACTTCTCGCCGATCCCGGCATCTCCGTCCTTGCCGTCGACATGCCCATCGGCCTGCCCGAGCGCGCCGGGATCGGCGGGCGCGGGCCGGAGCGCTGCGTGCGCCCGCTGCTCGGTGAGCGCCAGTCCTCGGTCTTTTCCGTGCCCTCGCGGGCCGCCGTCTTCTGCCAGGACTATGGCGAGGCCTGCGCCACCGCGCTCGCCACTTCCGAGCCGCCGCGCAAGGTCTCCCGCCAGGCCTTCCACCTCTTCCCGAAGATCCGCGAGATCGACGCGCTGATGACCCCGGCGCTGGAGGCGCGCGTCTTCGAGGTCCACCCTGAGCTCGCCTTCTGGCGGCTCAACGGCGAACGGGCGATGAGCCTGCCGAAAAAGGTGAAAAGCGCGGCCAGCATGCCGGGCCTCGACGAGCGCATCGCCCTTTTGTGCCGCTACGGCTACGACGAGGCGTTCCTGCGCCAGCGCCCGCCCTCCGGGGCCGGCCGCGACGATCTGATCGACGCCTGTGTCAATGCGGTGATCGCCGAGCGCATCGCGCAAGGACAGGCGGCATCGTTCCCGCCCGCGCCGGAGCGCGACGCGAGAGGCCTGCGGATGGCGATCTGGGCGTAA
- a CDS encoding murein L,D-transpeptidase family protein: MMVQGIARLRTNTRRTLVALALAGALAGCQADEMITAGPKHLREISASIRQKLPGLDMSMTSPIMLRIFKEESTLEVWKQTRSGRYALLETFEICKWSGELGPKIKEGDRQAPEGFYEITPALMNPNSSYHLAFNLGYPNKFDRSHNRTGTHLMVHGACSSRGCYAMTDQQVQDIYALARESFKGGQRSFQVQAFPFRMTAENLAKHRKSEHYEFWRMLKSGYDHFEVTKQPPKIDVCEKRYVFDAVPLVEGVPFRATAKCPEYDVPDAIEVAVAKKQRTDDQKIIEIAEAEERSERRRAQIAALFGNSEADKAGETAEAAPVEATPAAGTSQPVAVAATNAAPAAAAATAPAATAAAAPAATADAATQQTAFAPTEQKSSGGFFSRLFSGGGSQETEAAEGTPDPNAPVPPAKP; this comes from the coding sequence ATGATGGTGCAGGGGATCGCGCGGCTTCGCACAAACACCCGCAGGACACTCGTGGCGCTGGCGCTGGCCGGCGCGCTCGCCGGTTGTCAGGCCGACGAGATGATCACCGCCGGTCCCAAGCACCTGCGCGAGATCAGCGCCAGCATCCGGCAGAAGCTGCCGGGCCTCGACATGTCGATGACGAGCCCGATCATGCTGCGCATCTTCAAGGAAGAATCAACACTGGAGGTCTGGAAGCAGACGCGGTCGGGTCGCTATGCGCTGCTGGAAACCTTCGAGATCTGCAAGTGGTCCGGCGAACTGGGCCCGAAGATCAAGGAAGGCGACCGCCAGGCGCCGGAAGGCTTCTACGAGATCACGCCGGCATTGATGAACCCGAACTCCAGCTATCACCTGGCGTTCAACCTCGGCTATCCCAACAAGTTCGACCGGTCGCACAACCGGACCGGAACGCATCTGATGGTGCATGGCGCATGCTCCTCGCGCGGGTGCTACGCGATGACCGACCAGCAGGTGCAGGACATCTACGCGCTGGCGCGGGAGAGCTTCAAGGGCGGCCAGCGCTCGTTCCAGGTGCAGGCCTTCCCCTTCCGCATGACGGCGGAGAACCTGGCCAAGCACCGCAAGTCGGAGCATTACGAGTTCTGGCGCATGCTGAAGAGCGGCTACGACCATTTCGAGGTCACCAAGCAGCCGCCGAAGATCGACGTTTGCGAGAAGCGCTACGTGTTCGACGCCGTGCCGTTGGTTGAGGGCGTGCCCTTCCGTGCCACCGCCAAGTGCCCCGAATACGACGTGCCGGACGCCATCGAGGTGGCGGTCGCCAAGAAGCAGCGCACGGACGACCAGAAGATCATCGAGATCGCCGAGGCGGAGGAGCGCTCGGAGCGCCGCCGCGCGCAGATCGCCGCGCTCTTCGGCAACAGCGAGGCGGACAAGGCCGGCGAGACGGCGGAAGCCGCGCCGGTCGAGGCGACCCCTGCCGCCGGCACCAGCCAGCCCGTCGCGGTGGCCGCGACCAATGCGGCACCTGCGGCAGCCGCCGCAACCGCTCCGGCGGCAACGGCAGCAGCTGCTCCCGCAGCGACGGCCGATGCGGCCACGCAGCAGACGGCGTTCGCCCCGACGGAGCAGAAGTCGTCCGGCGGGTTCTTCAGCCGGCTGTTCTCTGGCGGCGGCTCGCAGGAGACGGAAGCGGCCGAAGGTACGCCGGACCCGAATGCGCCGGTGCCTCCGGCCAAGCCCTGA
- a CDS encoding acetyl-CoA carboxylase carboxyltransferase subunit alpha: MHSFLEFEKPVADLQGKVHELRSVAGSGEAVEISGEIERLEKKAEQTLRDLYSRLTPWQKTLVARHPDRPHAADYITGLIEDFTPLAGDRGYAEDAAIIAGIGRFRGRSVAILGQEKGADTQARLKHNFGMARPEGYRKSVRIMHMAERFGLPVVSFVDTAGAYPGIGAEERGQAEAIARSTDACLGLGTANLALIIGEGGSGGAIAIATANHVAMLEHAIYSVISPEAGASILWRDSARAQDAATNMKITAQDLIQLKVIDEIVEEPLGGAHRAKAIVIDRAGAAIDKALARFDGMSGEEIRAHRRDKFLAIGRSL; encoded by the coding sequence ATGCACAGCTTCCTCGAGTTCGAAAAACCCGTCGCCGACCTGCAGGGCAAGGTCCATGAGTTGCGGTCGGTCGCGGGTTCGGGCGAGGCGGTCGAGATATCGGGCGAGATCGAGCGGCTGGAGAAGAAGGCCGAGCAGACGCTGCGCGACCTCTATTCGCGGCTGACGCCCTGGCAGAAGACCCTGGTGGCGCGCCATCCGGACCGTCCGCATGCGGCCGACTATATTACCGGGCTGATCGAGGACTTCACGCCGCTGGCCGGCGATCGCGGCTATGCCGAGGATGCGGCGATTATCGCCGGCATCGGCCGGTTCCGCGGCCGCTCGGTGGCGATCCTGGGCCAGGAGAAGGGCGCCGACACCCAGGCGCGGCTCAAGCACAATTTCGGCATGGCGCGGCCCGAGGGCTACCGCAAGTCGGTGCGCATCATGCACATGGCCGAGCGGTTCGGCCTGCCAGTGGTTTCCTTCGTCGACACTGCCGGCGCCTATCCGGGCATCGGCGCCGAGGAGCGCGGCCAGGCCGAGGCCATCGCCCGCTCGACGGATGCGTGCCTGGGCCTGGGCACGGCGAACCTTGCCCTGATCATCGGCGAAGGCGGTTCGGGCGGTGCCATCGCGATTGCCACGGCCAACCATGTCGCCATGCTGGAACACGCGATCTACAGCGTGATCTCGCCGGAGGCCGGCGCCTCGATCCTGTGGCGCGACAGCGCCAGGGCCCAGGATGCGGCCACGAACATGAAGATCACCGCGCAGGACCTGATCCAGCTCAAGGTGATCGACGAGATCGTCGAGGAGCCGCTGGGCGGCGCGCACCGGGCCAAGGCCATCGTCATCGACCGCGCGGGCGCGGCCATCGACAAGGCGCTGGCCCGTTTCGACGGCATGAGCGGCGAGGAAATCCGCGCCCATCGCCGCGACAAGTTCCTGGCCATCGGCCGGTCGCTGTAA